A single region of the Hylaeus volcanicus isolate JK05 chromosome 5, UHH_iyHylVolc1.0_haploid, whole genome shotgun sequence genome encodes:
- the LOC128877426 gene encoding small nuclear ribonucleoprotein F: MAATMPINPKPFLNGLTGKPVMVKLKWGHEYKGYLVSVDGYMNLQLANTEEHIDGNCTGNLGEVLIRCNNVMYIRGVEEEDEEGEMKD, from the coding sequence ATGGCTGCTACAATGCCTATAAACCCCAAACCATTTTTAAATGGTTTAACAGGTAAACCTGTAATGGTAAAACTTAAATGGGGTCACGAATATAAGGGTTATCTTGTATCAGTCGATGGATACATGAATTTACAATTAGCAAATACAGAGGAACATATAGATGGAAATTGTACTGGTAATCTTGGCGAAGTTCTAATCCGATGTAATAATGTAATGTACATACGAGGtgtagaagaagaagatgaagaaggaGAAATGAAGGATTAA
- the LOC128877425 gene encoding chromosome transmission fidelity protein 8 homolog isoform X1 codes for MYKFSRMTEKFKANFSLPLFYREEIVIACLTRLITEHYIRLKYAENCRIQRRRASNTKYLYGSEILPGIIDYNKKDGELEEWAIIELQGDLKFASSDTSNKYIGDLHFTKSGTPILIIGIHVLHGKEVGLTKPFAVLQKKKNEIDATANESEIKIEYIVKAIVTKKLVFRSRPKPIVRNVPKFS; via the exons ATGTACAAGTTTTCCCGAATgacagaaaaattcaaggcGAACTTCTCCCTCCCGTTGTTCTACCGAGAAGAAATAGTCATCGCCTGTCTTACGAGGTTAATTACCGAACACTACATTCGTTTAAAGTACGCGGAGAACTGCCGTATTCAGAGACGCCGAGCATCGAATACAAAATACCTATACG GTTCAGAAATTCTTCCTGGGATCATCGATTACAACAAAAA AGACGGCGAACTTGAAGAATGGGCAATCATTGAATTACAAGGCGATTTAAAATTTGCTTCTTCAGatacttcaaataaatatatagggGACCTACACTTTACAAAGTCCGGTACACCGATACTGATAATCGGTATTCACGTACTACATGGGAAAGAAGTAGGGCTTACAAAACCATTTGCTGTtttacagaagaaaaaaaacgaaatagaTGCAACAGCAAATGAATCAGAGatcaaaattgaatacattGTGAAAGCTATTGTAACAAAGAAATTGGTATTTAGATCAAGACCAAAACCAATTGTAAGAAATGTTCCAAAATTTAGttaa
- the LOC128877425 gene encoding chromosome transmission fidelity protein 8 homolog isoform X3 yields MIIPIRRDGELEEWAIIELQGDLKFASSDTSNKYIGDLHFTKSGTPILIIGIHVLHGKEVGLTKPFAVLQKKKNEIDATANESEIKIEYIVKAIVTKKLVFRSRPKPIVRNVPKFS; encoded by the exons ATGATTATTCCGATTAGAAG AGACGGCGAACTTGAAGAATGGGCAATCATTGAATTACAAGGCGATTTAAAATTTGCTTCTTCAGatacttcaaataaatatatagggGACCTACACTTTACAAAGTCCGGTACACCGATACTGATAATCGGTATTCACGTACTACATGGGAAAGAAGTAGGGCTTACAAAACCATTTGCTGTtttacagaagaaaaaaaacgaaatagaTGCAACAGCAAATGAATCAGAGatcaaaattgaatacattGTGAAAGCTATTGTAACAAAGAAATTGGTATTTAGATCAAGACCAAAACCAATTGTAAGAAATGTTCCAAAATTTAGttaa
- the LOC128877425 gene encoding chromosome transmission fidelity protein 8 homolog isoform X2 codes for MNEKETNRVPAVLFSLFYFIISANITSFFYRNKLMLKYSRWRHRRFTSGTLPLNCRLYSIVFSAQLLIYRQKDGELEEWAIIELQGDLKFASSDTSNKYIGDLHFTKSGTPILIIGIHVLHGKEVGLTKPFAVLQKKKNEIDATANESEIKIEYIVKAIVTKKLVFRSRPKPIVRNVPKFS; via the exons ATGAACGAAAAGGAGACAAACAGAGTCCCtgccgttttattttctttattttattttattatctctGCCAATATTACCAgttttttctatagaaataaGCTTATGCTTAAATACTCACGATGGCGACACCGGCGTTTTACCAGTGGTACATTACCACTGAACTGTAGACTCTATAGTATAGTGTTTAGTGCTCAACTTTTGATTTACCGCCAAAA AGACGGCGAACTTGAAGAATGGGCAATCATTGAATTACAAGGCGATTTAAAATTTGCTTCTTCAGatacttcaaataaatatatagggGACCTACACTTTACAAAGTCCGGTACACCGATACTGATAATCGGTATTCACGTACTACATGGGAAAGAAGTAGGGCTTACAAAACCATTTGCTGTtttacagaagaaaaaaaacgaaatagaTGCAACAGCAAATGAATCAGAGatcaaaattgaatacattGTGAAAGCTATTGTAACAAAGAAATTGGTATTTAGATCAAGACCAAAACCAATTGTAAGAAATGTTCCAAAATTTAGttaa